The following coding sequences lie in one Rutidosis leptorrhynchoides isolate AG116_Rl617_1_P2 chromosome 6, CSIRO_AGI_Rlap_v1, whole genome shotgun sequence genomic window:
- the LOC139854793 gene encoding uncharacterized protein — translation MSNHENDGWEYLLDIDDSDPTQSQPISPQRPVLRGSGSNKKNKLSYRIPGPAGIFQDAYELRNNENNVVDDMSTQDFVRKIISRPEVDDSFTLDPWLRAMEFAYPYGGRSDIASILRQRRFLPADQVVGVVKTCEKNCVGDLSVTLKDTTGTIRGTVSSKIIDGIHGKYEGIKGMREGAVLVLQNCSIFCPNVKIKILNITHKALIKVFFKDGGST, via the exons ATGTCCAATCATGAAAACGATGGATGGGAATACCTACTTGATATTGATGATTCCGACCCCACTCAATCT CAACCTATTTCACCACAACGACCTGTTCTTCGCGGTTCTGGGTCTAACAAAAAGAACAAATTATCCTACCGAATCCCTGGACCCGCTGGTATTTTCCAAGATGCGTATGAACTTCGAAATAACGAGAATAATGTTGTAGATGACATGTCTACGCAAGATTTTGTAAGGAAAATAATAAGCAGACCTGAAGTGGATGATTCGTTTACACTAGATCCGTGGCTACGCGCGATGGAGTTTGCATATCCGTACGGag GTAGATCTGATATAGCAAGCATTTTGAGGCAGCGTAGATTTTTACCAGCTGATCAAGTTGTTGGTGTTGTTAAGACTTGTGAGAAAAATTGTGTCGGTGATCTGTCTGTAACGCTGAAA GACACTACGGGTACTATTCGAGGAACAGTATCTAGTAAGATCATTGATGGTATTCATGGAAAGTATGAAGGTATCAAAGGCATGCGTGAGGGAGCTGTTTTGGTGCTACAAAATTGTTCTATCTTTTGCCCTAATGTTAAGATTAAAATCCTTAACATTACACACAAGGCGTTGATAAAGGTGTTCTTTAAAGACGGTGGATCTACCTAG